The Eubacteriaceae bacterium Marseille-Q4139 genome has a window encoding:
- a CDS encoding alpha/beta-type small acid-soluble spore protein has translation MSNTNSSSNRVSVPEAKEAMDKFKMEVATELGVPLTNGYNGNLTSYQNGSVGGYMVKKMIEAQEKQMAGK, from the coding sequence ATGTCTAACACAAACAGTTCTTCCAACCGTGTATCCGTACCGGAAGCCAAGGAGGCTATGGACAAGTTCAAAATGGAGGTTGCTACCGAGTTAGGTGTGCCGCTTACCAATGGCTATAATGGGAACCTGACGTCTTACCAGAACGGCAGCGTCGGCGGCTATATGGTTAAGAAGATGATCGAGGCCCAGGAAAAGCAGATGGCTGGCAAATAA
- the rsmD gene encoding 16S rRNA (guanine(966)-N(2))-methyltransferase RsmD: protein MRVIAGSARRLQLKTAPGMETRPTTDRIKETLFNMLQDDIYGSRFLDLFSGSGAIGIEALSRGAECAVFVENGTEQLSCIRENLKTTHLAEKATVLASDVLSGLRELERRGLRFDFVFMDPPYRMEHEKNVLLALKASPLIDEDSLIIAEASKETDFSYAEGLGYELVRCKVYKTNKHVFFKKR, encoded by the coding sequence ATGAGAGTAATTGCCGGCAGCGCGAGGCGGCTGCAGCTAAAAACCGCCCCTGGAATGGAGACCAGGCCGACGACCGACCGAATCAAGGAAACTTTATTCAACATGCTTCAGGATGACATTTACGGGAGCCGGTTCCTCGATCTGTTTTCCGGCAGCGGCGCCATCGGCATCGAAGCCTTAAGCCGCGGCGCAGAGTGCGCCGTGTTCGTGGAAAACGGCACGGAACAGCTTTCCTGCATCCGGGAAAACCTTAAGACGACGCATCTGGCGGAGAAAGCCACGGTGCTGGCTTCGGATGTGCTTTCGGGGCTTCGTGAGCTGGAAAGGCGCGGGCTCCGGTTCGATTTCGTGTTCATGGATCCGCCTTACCGAATGGAGCACGAAAAAAACGTCCTTTTGGCGTTAAAAGCATCGCCGCTCATTGATGAAGACAGCCTCATCATCGCAGAGGCCTCAAAGGAGACGGACTTCTCCTATGCCGAAGGACTGGGGTACGAGCTTGTGCGGTGCAAGGTCTATAAGACCAATAAGCATGTATTCTTTAAAAAAAGATAA
- the coaD gene encoding pantetheine-phosphate adenylyltransferase: MKNAIYPGSFDPVTLGHIDIIRRSAELFDHLIIAVLNNSAKKPLFTVEERVHMLKEVTKDIPNTEVLSFGGLTVEFARECGAHALVRGLRAVTDFEYELQLAQLNRVIAPEIDTVFLTTNLKYAYLSSSSVKEVAAYGGDISSFVTPYVEERVHEKFQRIEK; the protein is encoded by the coding sequence ATGAAAAATGCAATTTATCCGGGCAGCTTTGACCCGGTCACACTTGGACATATCGACATAATCAGGCGCTCTGCGGAGCTTTTCGACCACCTGATTATTGCCGTTCTCAATAACAGTGCGAAGAAGCCGCTCTTTACCGTGGAGGAACGGGTACATATGTTAAAGGAGGTCACGAAGGACATCCCCAACACAGAGGTTTTAAGCTTCGGCGGCCTGACGGTGGAATTTGCCAGGGAATGCGGCGCCCATGCACTTGTGCGCGGGCTTCGTGCAGTCACGGATTTTGAGTACGAACTCCAGCTCGCCCAGCTAAACCGGGTGATTGCGCCGGAGATTGACACGGTATTTCTCACGACAAATCTGAAATATGCGTATTTAAGCTCCAGCTCCGTCAAGGAGGTGGCAGCCTACGGCGGCGATATCAGCTCGTTTGTGACGCCGTATGTGGAAGAGCGGGTTCATGAAAAGTTTCAAAGGATAGAAAAATAA
- a CDS encoding vacuolar family H+-ATPase subunit H encodes MSRIEQLITEIEEYIDSCKFQPLSTTKIIVNKEELDELLVELRLRIPDEIKQYQKIISNQDAIISDAQAKADAMLADATAQTNELVNEHEIMQKAYAHANEIIEQAQAQAQAILDNAVNDANNIRQGSIQYTDDMLKSLQTIINHSMEGAQSRFDAYMNSMKSSYDIVSSNRQELSAGIITEKEEESQESGEQ; translated from the coding sequence ATGAGCAGAATCGAGCAGTTAATCACCGAAATTGAAGAATATATCGACAGCTGTAAATTCCAGCCGCTGTCTACGACGAAAATCATTGTAAATAAAGAGGAGTTGGACGAGCTTCTTGTGGAGCTGCGGCTGCGGATCCCTGATGAGATCAAGCAGTATCAGAAGATTATCAGCAATCAGGATGCGATTATCTCCGATGCCCAGGCAAAGGCCGACGCCATGTTAGCCGACGCGACGGCTCAGACAAACGAGCTTGTGAACGAGCATGAGATCATGCAGAAGGCATATGCCCACGCCAACGAGATCATTGAACAGGCCCAGGCGCAGGCCCAGGCCATCCTGGACAACGCGGTGAACGACGCCAACAACATCCGCCAGGGCTCCATCCAGTACACGGACGACATGTTAAAGAGCCTTCAGACCATCATCAATCACTCCATGGAAGGCGCTCAGAGCCGTTTCGACGCCTACATGAATTCCATGAAGTCCAGCTATGATATCGTTTCCTCTAACCGTCAGGAGCTTTCCGCCGGCATCATCACGGAAAAAGAAGAGGAAAGCCAGGAAAGCGGCGAACAGTAA
- a CDS encoding nucleoside recognition protein, with translation MKKSAASLVSSLLLCALCPLMLLHSAYVTEGAKNGLLLWYSFVVPALFPFMVLSGLIVSGGGIGILTAPFHLILGPLLGLSKPGVYVLLAGFFCGCPMGAKTCADFLHEGRISENEARFLLAVCNHPSPMFLLGYVWPLFSGQASLFSVVFSMYGPLLLIVPLAMVLYPGRQRERNRPGGLLRPAPSQTSDEAILNAMGILCKIGGYLMIFSIAIVFLKSSRVLPPLLRLLLIGAMEMTTGIKELAAALPFPFSGAASMAALAFGGFSGLFQTKAVLAVPDAPETPAADEKKAGLSIRHYFFWKLLHGALSFFFFFLTVRRFPGFPLLFP, from the coding sequence ATGAAAAAATCCGCCGCTTCCCTGGTTTCTTCTCTTCTCCTCTGCGCCCTCTGCCCACTCATGCTCCTTCATTCTGCCTATGTGACGGAAGGCGCAAAAAACGGTCTGCTCCTGTGGTACAGCTTCGTAGTTCCGGCCCTTTTTCCCTTTATGGTGCTCTCCGGCCTCATCGTCTCCGGCGGCGGCATCGGGATCCTGACGGCGCCCTTTCATCTTATTCTCGGCCCGCTTCTTGGCCTCTCAAAGCCAGGCGTCTACGTGCTCTTGGCCGGTTTTTTCTGCGGCTGCCCCATGGGCGCCAAAACATGCGCCGACTTTCTGCACGAAGGGCGGATTTCCGAAAACGAAGCGCGGTTCCTTCTCGCCGTCTGCAACCATCCGAGTCCCATGTTCCTGTTGGGGTACGTCTGGCCGCTTTTTTCCGGGCAGGCGTCCCTTTTTTCCGTCGTTTTCTCCATGTACGGGCCGCTTCTTCTCATCGTCCCCCTCGCCATGGTTCTCTATCCCGGACGTCAAAGAGAACGGAACCGTCCCGGCGGGCTTTTGCGGCCTGCGCCCTCCCAGACAAGCGACGAGGCGATCTTAAACGCCATGGGAATCCTCTGTAAAATCGGCGGGTATTTAATGATTTTTTCCATTGCCATCGTTTTCTTAAAAAGCAGCCGGGTTCTCCCGCCTCTTTTAAGGCTCCTTCTCATTGGCGCCATGGAAATGACGACCGGCATCAAAGAACTGGCCGCCGCCCTGCCGTTCCCCTTTTCCGGCGCCGCCTCCATGGCTGCGCTGGCCTTCGGCGGCTTTTCCGGCCTGTTCCAGACAAAAGCTGTCCTGGCCGTTCCGGATGCGCCAGAAACTCCGGCGGCAGACGAAAAAAAGGCCGGACTTTCCATCCGGCACTATTTTTTCTGGAAACTCCTTCACGGGGCGCTTTCCTTTTTCTTTTTCTTTCTTACTGTTCGCCGCTTTCCTGGCTTTCCTCTTCTTTTTCCGTGA
- a CDS encoding M23 family metallopeptidase, translating to MRLLLLFLLAAFNSFLAGWLDSYTNYDRLSSYAWESDEFRALKLGEAIAGEANLDGDAVAALMAEHGFDLTGFKLRTPLSIRYPKERTAGFKKLSAAYGMLFDDLKYFPVPKSLFSDTPDVSYSDGWMEKRSYGGERGHEGCDIMGSERERGFYPVVSITDGTVEKVGWLEKGGWRIGIRAPSGAYFYYAHLYRYEKEWSEGDEVRAGELLGFMGDSGYGPEGTTGMFDVHLHLGVYLRTDHYEELSVNPYWILRFLEKYRLEYAY from the coding sequence ATGAGGCTTCTGCTCCTTTTCCTTCTGGCGGCTTTTAACAGCTTCCTTGCCGGGTGGCTGGACTCTTATACCAACTATGACAGGCTTTCTTCCTATGCCTGGGAGAGCGACGAGTTTCGCGCCTTAAAGCTCGGTGAGGCCATTGCGGGAGAAGCGAACCTGGACGGCGATGCCGTGGCGGCGCTTATGGCAGAACATGGCTTTGACCTTACGGGCTTTAAGCTTCGGACGCCGCTTTCCATCCGTTATCCGAAGGAGAGGACGGCAGGCTTTAAAAAGCTTTCTGCCGCATACGGGATGCTGTTTGACGATCTCAAATATTTTCCGGTGCCGAAAAGCCTGTTTTCCGATACGCCGGACGTTTCCTATTCCGACGGCTGGATGGAGAAAAGAAGCTACGGCGGCGAGCGGGGACATGAGGGCTGCGACATCATGGGAAGCGAGCGGGAGCGCGGGTTTTACCCCGTCGTCAGCATCACCGACGGCACCGTGGAGAAGGTGGGCTGGCTGGAAAAGGGCGGATGGCGCATCGGCATCCGCGCACCGTCGGGGGCTTATTTTTATTATGCCCATTTGTACCGGTATGAAAAGGAATGGAGCGAGGGCGATGAAGTCCGCGCCGGGGAGCTTTTGGGATTCATGGGGGATTCCGGCTACGGGCCAGAGGGAACGACGGGCATGTTCGATGTCCATCTCCATCTCGGCGTCTATTTAAGGACGGATCACTATGAAGAGCTTTCCG